In one Silene latifolia isolate original U9 population chromosome 10, ASM4854445v1, whole genome shotgun sequence genomic region, the following are encoded:
- the LOC141607646 gene encoding protein FAR1-RELATED SEQUENCE 5-like, with protein MRQQQPQCVITDQCSGIKKACPNVFNQSVHKYCMWHIMQKIPEKVGRAICNDTEFMTDINAVVWDVDLEPDKFEQNWKTVIEAHGMQSNRWLKYVFAIRQKWIPAYFWDLPLGCLLRTTQRSESSNSYFKRFESHFGTLVEFWMRYNSAIEQQRHTQRRMDNANEHSMLEKVGPVKVEMHASLVYTHPIFADFQNEVKHAICSMGVGGLTTVGAVEYHDVRDGLKHRSFRVEFNTKTNESKCACGARDTRPLCPCSMDKEIPRPILRDENGKVIEDIDEADIKKAEMSKEIEALLGITASNDIDLRPPNKAKNKGSGKRLRSSKEKAKSKPQKRKRRCGNCKKWKRMSDVTDDSRRSPTREEINEAKRTIESLTIELIDTRTNLEAVENREEALIREVDNVKAQLKVAELQNERMRRQLKEKKNRNYTEADMNNQFIAGVNALRKYYTEVDIQSLAIGHQF; from the exons AtgaggcagcagcaacctcaATGTGTAATTACAGACCAGTGCTCTGGAATTAAAAAGGCCTGCCCAAATGTCTTCAATCAGTCTGTGCACAAgtactgcatgtggcatatcatgcagaAAATTCCTGAGAAAGTGGGAAGGGCAATCTGCAATGATACGGAATTTATGACCGACATAAATGCCGTTGTTTGGGATGTCGACCTCGAACCAGACAAATTTGAACAGAACTGGAAAACTGTTATTGAAGCACATGGTATGCAAAGCAACCGGTGGTTGAAGTATGTCTTTGCAATCAGACAAAAGTGGATACCCGCATACTTTTGGGATCTGCCTCTAGGTTGTTTGTTGCGAACAACCCAGAGATCTGAAAGTTCAAACAGCTATTTCAAGCGGTTTGAAAGCCACTTTGGAACCCTTGTCGAGTTCTGGATGAGGTACAATTCCGCAATAGAGCAGCAAAGGCATACACAAAGGAGGATGGATAATGCCAATGAGCATAGTATGCTCGAGAAAGTAGGGCCGGTGAAGGTAGAGATGCATGCCTCACTTGTCTACACACATCCTATCTTTGCGGACTTTCAGAATGAAGTCAAACATGCGATATGCAGCATGGGGGTCGGGGGTTTGACAACAGTAGGGGCAGTGGAGTACCATGACGTTCGTGATGGACTGAAGCACAGAAGCTTCCGAGTTGAATTTAACACCAAAACTAACGAGAGCAAATGTGCAT gcGGTGCACGGGATACCCGACCCTTATGTCCttgctcgatggacaaagaaatccCTAGGCCAATTCTCCgagatgaaaatggaaaggtgATAGAAGACATTGATGAAGCTGACATCAAGAAAGCtgagatgtcaaag GAAATCGAGGCTCTTCTCGGCATCACAGCTTCAAATGATATTGACCTTCGACCGccaaacaaggccaagaataagggCAGTGGTAAAAGATTAAGGTCGTCGAAAGAAAAGGCCAAGAGCAAGCCACAAAAGAGGAAGCGAAGATGCGGTAACTGCAAGAAGTGG AAAAG GATGAGTGACGTAACTGACGATAGCCGAAGGTCCCCGACAAGGGAGGAAATCAATGAAGCGAAACGGACAATAGAGTCCCTCACAATAGAGTTGATcgacacaaggacaaatttagagGCAGTAGAAAAccgtgaagaggccttaataaGAGAGGTCGACAATGTTAAGGCACAGTTGAAGGTTGCTGAACTTCAAAATGAACGTATGCGTAGAcagttgaaggaaaagaaaaataggaactacACAGAAGCCGACATGAACAATCAATTCATTGCTGGTGTGAATGCTCTGAGGAAGTATTACACTGAAGTCGATATTCAATCTCTGGCGATTGGACACCAGTTCTGA
- the LOC141607647 gene encoding protein FAR1-RELATED SEQUENCE 5-like, protein MEIVDITMIESGVDSNVTNNSQCSVTPLVGCGEVPCSNVGSGQDARKSSNKRFKDGVIRTKCMVCHRESFNKRKNRPPKADAKTTTVETGDKTKAGALSGNRKTAAKTGTKRGGGGDEEAQSSNKQRGTRITKIKREFEKIADNINQLNEYHKQLIIQNSRLNVGASLTYNLCKEQAEGFENVGATLMQFKNFSRNVKCLLNGKDGHMFISHLETLRETKGLVFAYETDVDSALTRIFWTNADSIRCYALFGDAISFDPTYGMNKYNMKFAPFTGIDNHKKSITFGCLLLEYEDDDSFIWAFQQFMKAMGGKEPNYIISDQDAGIINAVPARHRFCMWHIMKKVTDKVGSTICKETDFLSRLNNVVWSEDLEPKEFEENWAKVISESSLEGNKWLTGKFAE, encoded by the exons atggagattgtagatatcacAATGATTGAATCAG GTGTTGATTCAAATGTCACCAACAACTCACAGTGTAGTGTGACGCCTCTTGTCGGTTGTGGTGAGGTTCCTTGCTCTAATGTTGGTTCTGGTCAGGATG caaggaagtcttcaaATAAGAGGTTTAAAGATGGTGTTATTCGAACAAAATGCATGGTTTGCCATCGTGAAAGTTTTAATAAGAGGAAAAATCGTCCACCCAAAGCTGATGCAAAAACAACAACCGTAGAAACCGGTGACAAAACAAAAGCTGGTGCACTAAGTGGAAATAGAAAAACAGCTGCTAAAACTGGTACGAAAAggggtggaggtggtgatgaggAGGCTCAGAGTTCCAATAAGCAAAGAGGTACAAGAATAACCAAAATTAAAAG ggaatttgagaaaATTGCTGACAATATAAATCAACTGAATGAATATCATAAGCAATTGATTATCCAAAATTCGAGATTGAATGTCGgggctagtttaacatacaaCTTATGCAAGGAACAAGCAGAGGGTTTCGAAAATGTGGGAGCTACCCTTATGCAGTTCAAGAATTTCTCAAGGAATGTAAAGTGTCTACTTAATGGCAAGGATGGACATATGTTCATCTCTCATTTAGAAACCCTCCGAGAGACAAAAGGGTTGGTATTTGCATATGAAACAGATGTTGACAGTGCTTTGACAAGAATTTTTTGGACAAATGCGGATTCCATCAGATGTTACGCATTGTTTGGTGATGCTATTTCATTCGATCCAACCTATGGAATGaacaaatataacatgaaattCGCGCCTTTCACTGGGATTGACAATCACAAAAAGTCAATAACATTTGGATGCCTGCTTTTAGAGTATGAAGATGATGACTCATTTATTTGGGCATTTCAGCAGTTTATGAAAGCAATGGGTGGCAAAGAACCCAATTACATCATCAGTGACCAAGATGCCGGAATAATAAATGCAGTTCCAG CAAGACATCgcttttgcatgtggcacattatgAAGAAAGTAACAGACAAGGTTGGGAGCACAATTTGCAAAGAGACTGATTTCTTAAGTCGTCTGAACAATGTTGTCTGGAGCGAGGACTTGGAGCCTAAGGAATTTGAAGAGAATTGGGCTAAGGTCATTAGCGAGTCCTCGTTAGAAGGAAATAAATGGTTAACTGGCAAGTTTGCGGAATGA